The following proteins are co-located in the Neodiprion virginianus isolate iyNeoVirg1 chromosome 6, iyNeoVirg1.1, whole genome shotgun sequence genome:
- the LOC124307069 gene encoding receptor-type tyrosine-protein phosphatase H isoform X2, which produces MIPRKNIKLVLCTFYLLYSFENGGKTVAETRQNDAEFSENTISSNDYESEYSSVSPTVNVEPDTTVDYFSTTKNSETRLIDDTTDNSTTLTNGTSSEVNCTDTPNSVQNLTVSSTYSSLTLSWSPVVSSEECIQLYNITWNSESSDDFDYDTVYSPASEYVISNLTSCTSYVISVVVVGENGNVSNAITVTGSTTESQIPQVNNLDVEPLEYGLNVTWDPPDNLSCLKYYLVNVTAEGDFVENLANASSEVTFYTFSNLSACTMYTVQVTPISTNDNYGTASRINGETSASTPGAVRNLTVLTQNITESSIYLTWSEPSLNPTCVLYYKVDTCYENNCTEDVTTSLFYNATSLSPCRSYTFNVSAVGSNHSSESATETARTTYLAPGEVSGLAAPSQNVTGYSVYLTWSEPSLNPTCILNYNISICNDNNCTENRTRDVFYNATSLDPCLTYTFTVNAIGFVGSSHTANTTATTSYVTPGIPTSMTVTPGQYSLYVSWEPPSTAPTCVNHYQVMILNGTTHSITDTNITLSDLIACKSYIIQITPVWTSDEGESGIIEGTTEESVDDPPVQDIVPWVTKSTISVGWHIDRDNNECGLTSVLTYCNYTISEGRGYELVNGFSTDDISTFSSGTNVTINVTLYNLSPFTYYECYGVTVNSAGQSVNGENVTVRTSEDVPSAPSLEALNLTSSTFNLVWESPNYLPGNLIEYEIILGLQRLFLQPSFCIYNDSSKNISDINRTTLAYAYLEAVPYSNYSASIKARTNAGWGNYSNYISFQTLAGVPGAVNNVEYSNKTNASNIDVLDTFLSWQLPCSLNGEIEFFNVYVSGTRDGYDDHEFNRTYNVSEIVDADTKFTMNFGQLRAEYSYIFQISTKVKGVSEKGPLTNYSVIYPAGIPPLPSSWYMTQIKIDPYKAQRSLSTAWVLLPLFENTNGEIQYYAIMVSEIGQSTQISRRLDVRSGEWPNATLWQEAMPYNPVVSYQATPVRWHPASNNIVESGKIKAIKFMLGGNLTCPKLTSNSNREASYCNGPLQSDLKYEVRMRAFTNGGYQDSETIIVITKAEFNLGLVIGVVSGILFFGIIFLMMLLMRKGSWQAIIRNPLNPIGQTSPVPDPFSRKKFEIHCQDLSVNPGKLSNEFQLLQTLSVDLQMSTNVASLQANRKKNRYTDILPYDFSRVKLEIIDNDPNTDYINASFIHGYSGAVEYIASQGPKEETTYDFWRMIFQYNVKVIVMVTQLVEKGKEKCHQYYPNMREHFEYEDITIRCSTQLDFVFYTQRNIVLQKGNDRRTLMHLHFKEWSDHGIPDDFHSMIQFCQIVRRHINESKSVAVIHCSAGVGRTGTLMAIDILLQQIRDSKKLDVFGTVFNLRKDRINMVQTESQYAYIYNCTRQTLNNPYPARLAKPPPIEPIYENLTKKKKSITDSNTNLVNSIETLKKISPSSSMDSMEQIYEFAAHRPIYSTQLSTLSTGLRYSKSTSAINTQAPPSMEIVRYGSHEYPIFEPAPDTISSRGSVDRNVLLEFARPLGLRMD; this is translated from the exons ATGATAccaagaaaaaatatcaaattggTTCTCTGCACGTTTTACCTCTTATATTCTTTCGAAAATGGAGGAAAAACTGTAGCAGAGACTCGTCAGAATGACGCagaattttccgaaaataCAATTTCATCGAACGATTATGAATCCGAGTATTCGTCGGTGTCACCAACTGTGAACGTGGAACCAGATACAACAGTTGACTATTTTAGCACTACTAAAAATTCGGAAACTCGATTGATTGACGATACTACCGATAACTCGACTACTTTGACAAATGGAACGAGCTCTGAAGTCAATTGTACAG ACACGCCAAACTCTGTACAAAACTTAACAGTATCGAGCACGTACAGTAGCCTTACTTTGAGTTGGTCACCTGTGGTATCCAGCGAAGAGTGTATACAACTGTATAACATAACATGGAATTCAGAATCTAGTGACGATTTCGATTATGATACCGTATATTCACCTGCCTCAGAGTACGTCATCTCAAATCTAACATCGTGTACGTCATACGTAATCAGCGTAGTGGTAGTTGGAGAAAATGGAAATGTCAGTAACGCAATAACTGTTACAGGCAGCACCACCGAATCGC AAATACCGCAGGTGAATAATTTGGATGTCGAACCACTTGAGTATGGGCTGAACGTTACGTGGGATCCTCCGGACAATCTGTCTTGCTTGAAGTATTACCTCGTCAACGTAACAGCAGAGGGTgattttgtcgaaaatttagcAAATGCCTCGAGCGAAGTAACGTTCTATACTTTTAGCAACTTATCAGCTTGCACGATGTATACCGTACAAGTAACTCCTATCAGTACAAACGATAACTACGGAACTGCTTCTCGTATTAACGGCGAAACATCAGCTTCCA CTCCAGGCGCGGTGAGGAATTTGACTGTACTAACGCAGAACATCACTGAGTCCTCGATATATTTAACATGGTCAGAACCATCTTTAAATCCAACTTGTGTTTTATACTACAAAGTTGATACGTGTTACGAAAACAATTGTACAGAAGACGTAACCACGAGTTTATTCTACAACGCAACTAGTCTCAGCCCATGCCGGAGTTACACGTTTAACGTCAGTGCAGTTGGATCTAACCATTCATCAGAATCAGCGACAGAAACGGCACGAACCACGTATCTCG CTCCAGGCGAAGTGAGTGGCCTGGCTGCACCATCCCAGAATGTAACTGGGTACTCGGTGTATTTAACTTGGTCCGAACCCAGTTTAAATCCAACCTGTATTCTAAATTACAATATCAGTATTTGTAACGATAACAATTGTACCGAAAACCGTACTCGTGATGTATTCTATAACGCTACCAGTCTCGATCCATGTCTGACCTACACATTTACCGTCAACGCCATCGGATTTGTTGGTTCATCTCATACAGCCAATACAACTGCTACAACCTCATATGTCA CACCTGGAATACCGACGTCAATGACAGTAACGCCTGGTCAATATTCCTTGTACGTTTCTTGGGAACCACCATCAACTGCACCGACGTGTGTAAACCATTATCAAGTAATGATATTAAATGGGACAACACATTCCATTACAGACACGAATATTACACTATCTGATTTAATTGCCTGCAAATCATACATCATTCAAATCACCCCTGTATGGACGAGTGACGAGGGAGAGTCTGGTATTATTGAAGGCACTACTGAAGAAAGCG tcGATGACCCACCAGTGCAAGATATTGTACCCTGGGTAACTAAAAGCACAATTTCAGTCGGCTGGCACATTGACAGGGACAACAACGAATGTGGTCTTACTTCCGTCCTAACttattgtaattatacaaTAAGTGAAGGACGCGGCTATGAGTTGGTCAACGGATTTTCTACAGATGACATTTCGACTTTTAGTTCTGGAACCAATGTGACGATTAATGTAACACTTTATAATCTCAGTCCCTTCACATACTATGAATGCTACGGAGTGACTGTCAACTCTGCTGGGCAAAGCGTAAATGGAGAGAACGTAACTGTGAGAACATCTGAAGATG TTCCATCTGCACCTAGTTTAGAAGCACTTAATTTGACAAGTTCTACGTTTAATTTGGTTTGGGAAAGTCCTAACTATCTTCCaggaaatttaattgaatatGAGATAATTTTGGGATTGCAGCGACTATTTCTTCAGCCTAGTTTCTGTATTTACAACGActcgtcaaaaaatatttcggatATTAACAGAACAACTCTTGCATACGCTTACTTAGAGGCTGTACcttattcaaattattctgCAAGTATCAAAGCAAGAACTAACGCTGGTTGGGGGAATTACAGCAATTATATCAGTTTTCAAACTCTTGCAGGAG TTCCTGGTGCTGTTAATaatgttgaatattcaaataaaacaaATGCGAGCAACATTGATGTGTTAGATACATTTCTTAGCTGGCAACTGCCTTGCTCATTAAACGGAGAAATAGAATTCTTTAATGTATATGTAAGCGGAACCAGGGACGGATACGATGACCACGAATTTAACCGTACCTATAACGTTTCGGAAATCGTCGACGCAGATACGAAgtttacaatgaattttgGGCAGCTGCGAGCAGAGTAcagttatatttttcaaatctccaCCAAAGTCAAGGGAGTTTCTGAAAAAGGACCCTTGACTAACTACAGTGTGATTTATCCTGCTGGGA TTCCACCTTTGCCAAGCAGTTGGTACATGacacaaataaaaattgacccGTACAAAGCTCAGAGAAGTTTGAGTACGGCCTGGGTATTATTGCCTTTGTTTGAAAACACAAATGGCGAAATCCAGTATTACGCTATAATGGTATCAGAGATTGGTCAAAGTACTCAAATTAGTCGAAGATTGGATGTACGTAGTGGTGAATGGCCAAATGCGACTCTGTGGCAAGAAGCTATGCCTTACAATCCTGTTGTTAGTTATCAAGCGACCCCAGTCAGATGGCACCCTGCTTCAA ATAATATTGTGGAGTCGGGGAAAATTAAAGCAATCAAATTTATGCTCGGTGGAAATCTCACATGCCCCAAATTAACATCTAACTCAAATCGTGAGGCGTCATACTGCAATGGACCACTTCAATCCGATTTAAAGTATGAAGTTCGTATGCGTGCATTCACCAATGGAGGATATCAAGATTCTGAAACCATCATCGTCATAACGA AAGCTGAATTTAACTTGGGCTTGGTGATTGGGGTGGTGTCTGGAATATTGTTTTTTGGAATAATATTTCTGATGATGTTACTTATGCGGAAAGGCAGTTGGCAAGC AATAATAAGAAATCCCTTGAATCCCATTGGACAAACGTCTCCTGTGCCTGACCCATTTTcaagaaagaaatttgaaattcactGTCAAGATCTGAGTGTAAATCCAGGAAAATTAAGTAACGAATTTCAGCTGCTACAGACTCTAAGTGTTGACTTACAAATGTCAACAAATGTTGCAAGCCTGCAAGctaataggaaaaaaaatcgatacacGGACATTTTGCCAT ACGATTTTTCAAGAGTCAAATTGGAGATTATTGACAATGACCCAAACACAGACTACATAAACGCGTCGTTCATACAT GGGTACAGtggagctgtagaatacaTTGCCAGTCAAGGTCCTAAGGAAGAAACAACTTATGATTTCTGGAGAATGATATTTCAATATAACGTGAAAGTTATAGTTATGGTAACACAGCTAGTGGAAAAAGGCAAA GAAAAGTGTCATCAATATTATCCAAACATGAGGGAACACTTTGAATATGAAGATATAACTATAAGGTGTAGCACGCAacttgattttgttttttacacgCAACGGAATATTGTTTTGCAAAAG GGAAATGATAGGAGAACGCTAATGCATTTGCATTTTAAAGAATGGTCAGATCACGGTATCCCAgatgattttcattcaatgaTTCAGTTTTGTCAGATAGTTCGAAGGCATATTAATGAAAGCAAAAGCGTGGCTGTGATTCACTGCAG TGCTGGAGTAGGTAGAACCGGGACCCTAATGGCTATAGACATACTGTTACAGCAAATAAGGGATAGCAAGAAGCTTGACGTATTcggaacagtttttaatttgcGAAAAGATAGGATAAATATGGTTCAAACAGAG aGTCAATATGCTTATATCTACAATTGCACCAGACAAACTTTAAATAATCCGTACCCAGCACGGCTCG CTAAGCCGCCACCTATTGAACCGATATATGAGAACCtcacaaagaaaaaaaaatcaattacagACTCAAATACGAATCTTGTCAACAGCATCGAAACTT tAAAAAAGATCAGTCCTTCATCATCCATGGATTCTATGGAGCAGATTTACGAGTTCGCAGCTCATCGACCAATTTATAGTACTCAACTAAGCACTCTGAGCACTG GGTTGAGGTATTCCAAATCGACTAGCGCAATCAATACTCAAGCTCCACCTAGCATGGAGATAG tcAGATATGGAAGCCATGAGTATCCCATCTTTGAGCCAGCACCAGATACCATATCAAGCAGAGGCAGTGTGGACAGGAACGTATTGCTAGAGTTTGCAAGACCTTTAGGTCTGAGAATGGACTAG